The sequence CTGCATTTTTTTTACTGCTTCAGATTTTTCTGGCAAAATATTATTTGGAGATatttatagtttatttatttatttttaagcttGATTTCTGTGCTATAGGTGACTGATTATACAAGAGATCTTGATGAAATGCAAAATGTTTCCAGGGAGGAATACCTTGCGTCTTTGCGTCGGTGCGTTACTACTTAGCCAAAATATTTCTTTAACATGTATCATACTGCTGCTTACCCCTGATGCTTTCTGCAGGAAGAGCAGTGGTTTTTCAAGAGGAATATCAAAATACCGTGCCCTCTCCAGGTGCGAAACATCAAAGTTCTGCCAGAGGCGTCCAGTAATAAATATATACACAATCACACAAAGATGAACACACAAATAAATTTTTACCTGTTGTCTTTTTTAATTTGTGCTTGTTCTCTGCCAGAAAGCTGTGTTATGCACTCATGGATAAGTTTGTTCCTGAGCTTTTCTGGcacataattttattttattttatttttttttaaataataataaagcgTGTCTAGGTTGTGGATAGCTATTTTTCCCCAAGTTTTGGAGAGGCAAAAAATCCCTTCAAAGTAACTAGAGGTTCTTAGCATTATTTTATGCCCCAATTAGATTGAATAAttgtttatgtttatttatacttTAAATTGTCTGACTTTAATATTAGATCTGTATTCTCGTTTCCAAGTCTGTGTGGTTATTTGATCTAGTTATCATCCACTTGTGTATGATTTTTAACTTCCAACATTTTATTTTGCATGTGGTGATACTAAAAAATAGTCGATGGGAGCCGTATGGTCGTATAGCAGGATCAGATTACTTCAATAGCATGCAGTATGGTATGTTCTAATAAGTTTTAAGTTCAGTTTAATCTTCTAATAAAAATGGAGTTATTTTGTAGGGACCTTCAATGCCTATTGAAAAGAAATTTGATGAAATAATTTGTTAACTCTTCCTGTTTTATAATCTTTTTCACTGATGTTTAACATTAACATTAAAAATACAGGTGATGATTCAGCAGCAGAAAGTGACTACATGAGTGGTTTTTGCATAGAAAGAAAGATTGATTTAACAAGTCACATCAAATGGTGGGCATCTAACAAAAATCGACAACCTGATAGTGGGACAAGATTATCAGAAGAAAAGAAACACGGATTTGCTGGAGATGTTTGTAGTGAACTTAAGACACTGGAGCAGAAAGTGCAACCTACTGAGCCATACCAAATGCCAAAGTTAGGTCAGCCTCACAATGAGAAAAAACATAAAAGTTCTTCAGGATCTGCCTTAAGTATTTTGTCACAATCCGCTGCTTACAAGAGTTTGCAAGAGAAAGCAGCAAAGAGACAGGAGAATAGTACAGAAAATGATGAGAATGAAAACAAGAATATAGTCAATAAGTTGGATCATGGCAAAGCAGTTGAGAAATCATCAAATCATGAGGATGGAAATGACCGACTTGACATTGCAATGGGAATGAGCGGAGCTTTGTCACTTCAAAGAAACGTTTACCCGTTGACTCCATTCTTGTCTGCCCCACTCTTGACGGCCTACAACTCTGTGGATCCATTGGGAGATCCCGTTCTCTGGACATCTATTGTTCCCATACTTCCAGCTGGCATGATTTCTCGTACAGCTGAGGTTGGTATAAACTAAACTTATAGATCTTTCTACATTGTCCAATGGGGAGTTATAAAAGTCTTAAATATGAACCAATTTGTTATATTAATAATGTCTTATTAAATCCAAATGAAATTCGAAAAATACATTTAGAGGATGTGGTAAGATGAGAATTTCTTCAAGATTTTCTTGTAGGTTCACCTTACCAATATCACTTGGAATTGCAGGTTACCAAGACTGAGACTAGTTCAACATACACTATGTTTCAGCCAGAGGAATGAATCGGACACTCAGAAATCTCTGACTGAGAAGAAGGGCAAGTGCCTCAAGAACCGAGTTTCTATCAAAGTTGGGCAGTAAAAATGTTGAAGAAGCTCAAACTGGTCCTAGAGAATGCTCTCACTGATTCTTCTGCAAATGGATAAGCACAAGCATTCTCATGGTAATACAAATGATATATACATACATAGAGAGAGGGGTTTAGCATAAGTTTTACATGGGTTTAGTTCGTccgagaaaaataaattttacctgatgtttatttcaaaattcaagatCAGACGTGTATCAGTTGATATCTCTATCATGTATATTACACCAACATTATCGacaaattttgatttaatttgaaaTGTTCTGTACAGAATAAGTGGTAGAGTCATGCAATAAGGTTATGAATTAATATGCAGAGGATTTTCTGTATTGCTCAGGAAATTTGTTATTTTGGCATTGATCTCCCTCCGGGAATGAGATGAATTACATAGTTTACAGTTTAAGTTTTAGTCAAGAGAGATGTTTAATATTTGTATTATGTTTTAGTAAGGAGTGCAACATTCCTTATTTAGTAAAGAGTGTTTAAGGATGAATCTTTAGAAATATGTTTTTTTAAATATGCACTAATCTTGCATTAAGGAAAAAGGGAAATACAGGCTCAAATCAACATGCCAACATTGAAAAACTGAACGTTTTGATGGAATATGATGAAATTTATCCGCAGCAAAGGCTTGCATCAGACGGAGACTACTTATGAAACNNNNNNNNNNNNNNNNNNNNNNNNNNNNNNNNNNNNNNNNNNNNNNNNNNNNNNNNNNNNNNNNNNNNNNNNNNNNNNNNNNNNNNNNNNNNNNNNNNNNNNNNNNNNNNNNNNNNNNNNNNNNNNNNNNNNNNNNNNNNNNNNNNNNNNNNNNNNNNNNNNNNNNNNNNNNNNNNNNNNNNNNNNNNNNNNNNNNNNNNNNNNNNNNNNNNNNTTCGCATTTCATATCAAATTATCAATCCATGCATAGTTCATAGCATTATTATTAGGGCATTTTAAATTCTGTTGTACTATGGTTTTCAAACACGAGACGAGTATGAGACCGCTAATTAATTAAGATAATAGAACATGCCATTAATTTAATCAACAGTGTAACTAACCAACCAGGGTATCAAGTATCAACTATCAAGTATCAACCAAGGACAACTAATTATTAGGTAGATTGCAAACAAGCCAAAAAAACATTTTAAGACCAAgtgaaaagaaacataaaaaaaaaatatttagaaccaaaagaaaagaaacattcgaaatctaataaaaaaaacatctaaatttattgttaaaaaaaaatcaaaatctaacaaaaaaaatattcgaaatctaaaaaaaaaaatatctaaataattttagatgttttgttttattaagttttgaatgttattttctatgattttatattttttttctattaagtTTTAGagttttttcaataattttagattttttttatttagtattttgttataaaattgactaatttattaaaatattgacTAAAAAATGTGTTGGTTAcctagactttttctttgatCAAACATATCTTAGTCTCTAATTCTCtagcacaaaaaatttaaaatcgatTAAAGAGGAAGTTTTGTAAAAGTTACaaggaagaaaaatgtatattttACAAATAGAAAAGAAGGGAGTGTCATTTTTGCATCTCTCAAGAGAGGAAAGTAGAATTTTCTCCATAAATAATAAAGCTTCTACCAAAATCTTTCCCAGAGCCCAGCCATGCATGCACACTACATTTCTAATTTTTTGAGTGGTGTATTAAGTATGGATCCCGTTAGGAACACAATGGACTATTTGtatataatgtgtacaatgggctattgagttacaaaataaacATCCTCATACTaactagaataaccatccgagtactagcgataataaacatcttctcaaaagcttaaaattatatatctaatactccataaacctctattgtacacattatatAAATATTCTATTGACTTCTCATACTTTTCTATTAAGTATACATTCCGGAGGGGGGACTGATGTAAACTCTGATTTTGGTGCTTTTTATTGTCTTGAAATATGGAGAAAATTATTAGTGGAAAAAAAAGCCAACTCTTAAAATATCGACAAATTAGTAGTTAGGATCTGCAATGTGTACcaagaaaataagaataagaattAAGCCAAAATTCGAGCAACGTGTTGATCGAGTTACTATAGAagtaattaaattatataataacTGATTAGTCATCATCCATAAGCCAAGTTATTTTATTGACCAGCTGTCATTTGTTGTTATTTCTTAACTTGGAACTTTTAAGTTTCAATAACTTCAAATTTCTACGGCTAAGTGTCAAAAAATAAATAAGGTTGATACCTTTTCCACAAAGAAATATTTGTCCTCCCCCTTGTCTTTCAAGATTTTAGGTTTTAGACCAATCTTGCTCAAATGCTGAAATAGATATCGTCTTTTTCGTTTTAGACATTAAAGTCTTTTTTTAGTACATCAATATTAAGAATATTTAAATCCCTTATATCATACCCAACATTCAATTTCTTACCATCTGAAATTTACTTATTATTTAAGGCATAACGAAATAATTTTAAGCAATTAAGGCATCTTTTTCTTCCATGGGAAATTTTATGTGGAAAAGAATGGAGTGATGAAAAAGGGATGCAACAACGTAATTCTTCCAATAACTACTTATTTACTTGGTTGGGAACACAATCTTGAAAATGACTTATGAGTTATGAGATGAAATATGATTGAATGAAGAAATGACATTCAATTTTTGAGTACAAGTTATGCCATTCTCCTAAGTCTTAAACTCTTAAATCAATCTTAGTCCCTACCTCAGCCTCAAATATCTATCTAAATAGTAAGTATCAATCACAAAATTGTTGGATATCTTGACAGCTAAGggatagctttttgtttttctttccttctaattttttgaattttcaaacaaaaaattataaaagaaaaaaaagaaaggagatAGTTACATATATTTTTTGGGAGACATTCCGATAAAGATgcttaaaatgtcttttttttaaaatgtttgttattaactaaaatttaatacatataattgattaaattatattatttttgtcaaaattagatcagacaaattgatttagtcaaaaaatcGGTAAACAAAACCTTAAATCgatttaaattaatattcttttttataaaaaatgactacaataaccttattatagaaaatgactaaaatatttttattatatatttttttaattttataaatcctaaattctaacccTANNNNNNNNNNNNNNNNNNNNNNNNNNNNNNNNNNNNNNNNNNNNNNNNNNNNNNNNNNNNNNNNNNNNNNNNNNNNNNNNNNNNNNNNNNNNNNNNNNNNNNNNNNagagttttcaaaatttttaataataataataataataataataataataatttaattattttttataatagaaatattataattattttttataaaaaaaatattaatttagaccgatTTAAGATATAGTTTATCGATTTTTTGGCCAAATCAATTTATCTgatctaattttgataaaaataacatagtttaatcaattatatatattaaattttaattatttaaaaacatctttaaaaaaagatgttttaagCGTCTTTATCTAAGTAGCTCCCATATTTTTTTAGATATTGGTAAAATTTTGGTGTACAATTCAGTTATTGaattttatggtattttttaaaatttaggaaGTTGCACAATACACCCTGCGTATATTGACGGTCTATTTCCCACATATTGTATATTTTAAATCATGTTCCGtccttataattttataaaatattataaaatttaataattaagtaTTACATTAAAGTTTTATCANNNNNNNNNNNNNNNNNNNNNNNNNNNNNNNNNNNNNNNNNNNNNNNNNNNNNNNNNNNNNNNNNNNNNNNNNNNNNNNNNNNNNNNNNNNNNNNNNNNNNNacaaatttaaagaataagaagcacaaaaaggcaagaggaagtaaaaataaaaacaaaaacaacttATCTTCAATTTTTTCCCTTTATTATTTTGGGGTAATACATTAGTTTCTTTCAAAGGGAATATGCTCTCTAAAGCTTCGTTGGGATAGAGAACTATTCTCCAAGTTGGTAACCATTTAATTTAGTCCATCACATATTTGATTAAAATGTAAGAGacaaaccacaaaattggaaaagaaaaacacacacacaaaatAAAATCGTGTTCAATTAATTCTGTTTGTTTATTTGCTTCGAAAAggcacatttcttttattttatattaataaaataacatttatttttgaaaaaaaaaaatgcacatttcttttatcttattttatgacAGGATAACtattgaataaataaataggatTTTATACTTTGGTTTTACTTTTACATCAAACTTGATATATCTAATTAAATAATCATAACAGGGTATAAAAAGTGAATGGTagcactttatttttatttttttaaatacatataatATACATTTGTTTGCTTGCCAATCTTTCTTAATTCTTACCGGATTCCCCATTGATAAGGATTAGAAAATTTATaagattttattttttgcttGAAGTCCAATAAACAATAATTAAGAACGTCTCTTAGTATAAGAAAAGAATCACAAGCAGGGGAGAAGGAAGATTTGAAGCTTCAAACTCAATGATGAGCCATTTACTCAGAGACAACAATTTTATTGGTGCACCAAACATATTTGATGATATTTATATGAGGTCCAATAATTAATTTGTATTCCACAATTAACTAATCAGCaactaaattattaaatattaattatgcAATCTATTTGTCTGTGTGCGGAATGAGATAATGGAATATATTATCTTTTAATTCTAAATAATCTTTTGGGNNNNNNNNNNNNNNNNNNNNNNNNNNNNNNNNNNNNNNNNNNNNNNNNNNNNNNNNNACGTATACTTAAAAAAATTTGTCATACATAGTAAAAAGcctaaaaagaatattttttattaagaaatatttttcttataacTCAATGGCAACCTTTATTCTAATTGATTGATGTATTTATCGCTAAACGGCAAATATTTCACGCACAGTTGTGTAGAGTCTCTATCTCTATTTGTGATTGCCAAAATTGACCGATCAACCCTCTTAACCACCCAAACCATGTTGCATGCATTGAGAATATAGAATAATGTAGAAATTCAGGTAccgtcgacttcacgtgaaatcaGATAGTCATTAGATAATTttattgatttgactaaatttttatctaacaactctcaaatatcaacttcacgtgaagtgaacttcacctgagttttcacctaatCAGTAATACATTGATTCAAGTCTATAGTTAAATtaacatatttttttttggtgCACTGTAGTGACATATAATCAAATATGGAGCAaaccaaacaaaaaataaaaaataataaaagatcatcattctttttaaaaagaaaattgaggtgtaaaactaaaactaatataCGAAGGGACGGCTATAAAGTGAACAATAATTAGAGTCATCTCTTATCCATTTTagttatattaataatttaatataagtCAATTACCGACCAATCCCAAATTCCCAACCTTTAACGAGAACAATAGAAACATTTATCTTATCTTGTATATTTTTTTTGCACAAAGCTCATAATAAATTATGAAAGAGAAAGTACAAGGagctaataaaatatttatacaatatgtatAATAGAGAtttagaaagtattagagatataatcattagtgttatctttttttattagCTGAAATTTTTGGGATGAATAATATCATGATATGATATTAGAACTCTAAATCCGAAAGGTAAAAAGTTCGATCCTTGTTGAACCCGAAAATCAGTTGTCTCCCTAACGGAAATCATTatgaaaatatatattaaattatacaataataaaaattaagTGTCCAAgcttttttaaaactaaattttaaattaagtcgtcatgcacttttttttttttaaattataacacATTATTGTGGTTGTGTTCTTTTGcttattttttatcttcttttatctttttcgttagtttatttttttatgcTTCTTTTTTCAATGTTATCATTGGATTATTGTTATTGCTGTTACTActacctttttcttcttttactatcgtctttttttttcttcttctttttttcatatcattattattatctattttttttcattttttcatttttatatatatttaacaaaaatattaaacacataatttttttgatacacaataaaaataatttacttGGTTTCTCAATATTTTCATTCCTATTACCAGAGAAAAGATTTGCTTAATTTTTGGAGCATAATGATCAAATTTACTATTGTAATTGACATATATTTTATCATTATCCTTCTTAATTAGTTTTTTGCTATTATTAATGAACAAAGATACATATACTATATGCTAAAATAAAATCACAACATATGTCCTTAATAATCTTAGACCGCTGCTATTAGCCGCCTATAATAGACTTTTATTGATTAAACTATAAATATGATTGAATATTGACATTTGACCCCACCAAATTGACTAATAAAACAAATTGTAGTGGGGAccaattatttaatttgaatCTTTATAGAAGAAACATGCCCTCACTCTTATGACTTTCCAATTACATTCCTTATCCTATATACGCCTTACCCTACGAAGCTTCTGTTTATAGTTCAACTGTTCAATCATATTTAATTttccacaaaagataagataaaagaaaaaaagaaaaaaaagaagtagGAGGTAAAGTTTAAgagtaaattaaattcatataGAGATGATTTTCTAGAAATGTATTGTTTTCTTTTCCTGTAAGCTATAACcagattttatatatatataaaaaaaatgtaagTTTTAATAAAAGNNNNNNNNNNNNNNNNNNNNNNNNNNNNNNNNNNNNNNNNNNNNNNGATTATACACATTTTTtagaataaatattaaatatacatTCAAATAGCTAAAATATTAAATGATATTAACCAAATAATTTTTAGTTATCATTTACACAAAAATATTGTCATATAAAtagtaattaataatttatttacaCAAGCGATATATTCTGTAATCTGGGTTTCTGTTTCGTCTCACGAGTCACGAGACGATAAAGACTGCAGCGGCGCGCGAACCCTCAACGGAAACCTGGTGTCACGACACAGCACAGAGTCGCAGACCCCTGCTTTATCGTTCTCTTGTCTTCAACGTTTTCACTCACTTCCtcataaatataaatattcttaattaataacaagaaaaaatgaattaaatgaaaaataaaatataaattggtGGTTTTTGTTTTTCAGTTATGGATGACTAGCTCAGTCGTCACACTCGTAACCCACCAAATTGAAGTGTACACAACGCAACAACCTCCACCGAGTCATAACTGAACAACCCtttgtttttttctcttcttcttcttcttcttcttcttctttagaagCAGGGAACGACACCGTTTCGT is a genomic window of Arachis ipaensis cultivar K30076 chromosome B06, Araip1.1, whole genome shotgun sequence containing:
- the LOC107645491 gene encoding AP2-like ethylene-responsive transcription factor At2g41710, with amino-acid sequence MASSSSDPGKSDAGGGAADTSEAVVAAANDQLLLYRGLKKAKKERGCTAKERISKMPPCAAGKRSSIYRGVTRHRWTGRYEAHLWDKSTWNQNQNKKGKQVYLGAYDDEEAAARAYDLAALKYWGPGTLINFPVTDYTRDLDEMQNVSREEYLASLRRKSSGFSRGISKYRALSSRWEPYGRIAGSDYFNSMQYGDDSAAESDYMSGFCIERKIDLTSHIKWWASNKNRQPDSGTRLSEEKKHGFAGDVCSELKTLEQKVQPTEPYQMPKLGQPHNEKKHKSSSGSALSILSQSAAYKSLQEKAAKRQENSTENDENENKNIVNKLDHGKAVEKSSNHEDGNDRLDIAMGMSGALSLQRNVYPLTPFLSAPLLTAYNSVDPLGDPVLWTSIVPILPAGMISRTAEVTKTETSSTYTMFQPEE